From the genome of Actinacidiphila yeochonensis CN732, one region includes:
- a CDS encoding trypsin-like serine protease, translating into MRAVRKARSAAVAVLTAVLVAAPSTFFALPAQAVTGTAQPDDSYAFTAQLAVGHYQHGCSAVLVDRDWLLTAAGCFADDPAASLAVPAGKPAQPTVATIGRTDLTGTGGEVRDVVELVPYSGRDVVLAKLSAPVLDIAPAVLGGTAPVAGEQLVTAGYGRTADELSPTKLHSGVFTVDAVNGSDVRVSGQDGATVCTGDAGGPVLRTTGGRTELVALDSRSYQVGCYGVDTADGTPDSAVDTRVDDLASWITGQTGTPRANDFNGDGRSDVSYLYDYGALSDGSLHSALWVHSSNGAGFDAPVKVWDTGTTSWNWDRTKMVSGDFNGDGRSDVGALYNYGANADGSLHSALWTFTSTGSGFNAPVKVWDTGTTSWNWDRTMLVAGDFNGDGRSDVGALYNYGANADGSLHSALWTFTSTGSGFNAPVKVWDTGTTSWNWDRTMLVAGDFNGDGRSDVGALYNYGANADGSLHSALWTFTSTGSGFNPPVRLWDTGTTSWNWDRTKLVAGDFNGDGRSDVGALYNYGANADGSLHSALWTFTSTGSGFNPPVRLWDTGTTSWNWDRTKLVAGDFNGDGKSDVGAMYDYGVKADGTTSRSGLWTFTSTGAGFNAPVQVWDSGAASFAWSGMAMVV; encoded by the coding sequence TTGAGAGCCGTACGCAAGGCCCGATCCGCCGCCGTGGCCGTCCTGACCGCGGTACTGGTGGCGGCGCCATCGACCTTCTTCGCCCTGCCCGCCCAGGCCGTCACGGGCACCGCGCAGCCGGACGACTCCTACGCGTTCACCGCGCAGCTGGCCGTCGGCCACTACCAGCACGGCTGCTCGGCCGTCCTGGTGGACCGGGACTGGCTGCTCACCGCGGCCGGCTGCTTCGCCGACGATCCGGCGGCGAGCCTGGCGGTGCCCGCGGGCAAGCCCGCGCAGCCGACCGTGGCCACCATCGGCCGCACCGACCTCACCGGCACCGGCGGCGAGGTGCGCGACGTGGTCGAACTCGTGCCGTACTCCGGCCGGGACGTCGTGCTGGCCAAGCTGTCCGCCCCGGTCCTGGACATCGCCCCCGCGGTACTCGGCGGCACGGCCCCCGTCGCGGGTGAGCAGCTGGTGACCGCCGGGTACGGCCGTACCGCGGACGAGTTGTCCCCGACGAAGCTGCACAGCGGCGTCTTCACCGTCGACGCGGTGAACGGGAGCGACGTGCGGGTCAGCGGCCAGGACGGCGCCACCGTGTGCACCGGTGACGCCGGCGGTCCGGTCCTGCGGACCACCGGCGGCAGGACCGAGCTGGTCGCCCTGGACAGCCGCTCCTACCAGGTGGGCTGCTACGGGGTGGATACCGCCGACGGCACTCCGGACAGCGCCGTCGACACCCGCGTGGACGACCTGGCCTCCTGGATCACCGGACAGACCGGGACCCCTCGCGCCAACGACTTCAACGGCGACGGCAGGTCCGACGTCTCCTACCTGTACGACTACGGCGCGCTCAGCGACGGTTCGCTGCACTCCGCGCTGTGGGTGCACTCCTCGAACGGCGCCGGCTTCGACGCTCCCGTCAAGGTGTGGGACACGGGTACCACGAGTTGGAACTGGGACCGTACCAAGATGGTCTCCGGTGACTTCAACGGTGATGGCAGGTCGGATGTCGGGGCCTTGTACAACTACGGTGCCAATGCGGATGGTTCGTTGCATTCGGCGTTGTGGACGTTCACTTCGACCGGTTCTGGTTTCAATGCTCCGGTGAAGGTGTGGGATACGGGTACCACGAGTTGGAACTGGGATCGCACCATGCTGGTTGCCGGTGACTTCAACGGTGATGGCAGGTCGGATGTCGGGGCCTTGTACAACTACGGTGCCAATGCGGATGGTTCGTTGCATTCGGCGTTGTGGACGTTCACTTCGACCGGTTCTGGTTTCAATGCTCCGGTGAAGGTGTGGGATACGGGTACCACGAGTTGGAACTGGGATCGCACCATGCTGGTTGCCGGTGACTTCAACGGCGACGGCAGGTCCGACGTCGGGGCCTTGTACAACTACGGTGCCAACGCGGACGGTTCGCTGCACTCCGCGTTGTGGACCTTCACCTCGACGGGGTCCGGCTTCAACCCGCCCGTCAGGCTGTGGGATACGGGTACCACCAGTTGGAACTGGGACCGTACCAAGCTGGTCGCCGGTGACTTCAACGGCGACGGCAGGTCGGATGTCGGGGCCTTGTACAACTACGGTGCCAACGCGGACGGTTCGCTGCACTCCGCGTTGTGGACCTTCACCTCGACGGGGTCTGGCTTCAACCCGCCCGTCAGGCTGTGGGACACGGGTACCACCAGTTGGAACTGGGACCGTACCAAGCTGGTCGCCGGTGACTTCAACGGCGACGGCAAGTCCGACGTCGGCGCGATGTACGACTACGGCGTCAAGGCGGACGGCACCACCAGCCGTTCCGGGCTGTGGACCTTCACCTCGACCGGTGCCGGATTCAACGCTCCCGTCCAGGTCTGGGACTCCGGCGCGGCGAGCTTCGCGTGGAGCGGGATGGCCATGGTGGTCTGA
- a CDS encoding rhamnulokinase — MTSTAPQPAATAAFAAADLGATSGRVILGHLGPGRLDLAELHRFANRPVRLPGGLHWDLLGLYGEVLAGLRRAARAGGAASVGIDSWAVDYGLLDADGHLLGLPHHYRDPRTAGIAERERDAVGARELYQVNGVQHLPFNTVFQLAAARGSAALGAARALLLVPDLLAYWLTGTLGAETTNASTTGLLDARTGTWATGLAERFGVDPALLPPLREPGSPAGTLLPHVAAATGLPASTPVTTVASHDTASAVAAVPATGPGFAYISCGTWSLAGLELDAPVLTEASRAANFTNERGIDGTVRYLRNIMGMWLLEECRRVWAGRGLPAELPRLLDEAARARPFAAVFDPDTPGLLAPDDMPAAIAAACARTGQRPPDGQAALVRAVLESLALAHRRVLRQAAELAGRDITRVHLVGGGSRNDLLCQLTADATGLPVAAGPAEATALGNILVQARAHGLVGDLAGMRRLVADTQPLRHFTPQGDPRAWDAAESRLTAS; from the coding sequence GTGACCAGCACCGCCCCGCAGCCCGCCGCCACCGCCGCGTTCGCCGCCGCGGACCTCGGCGCGACCAGTGGCCGGGTGATCCTCGGCCACCTCGGGCCCGGCCGGCTCGACCTGGCCGAGCTGCACCGCTTCGCCAACCGCCCGGTCCGGCTCCCCGGCGGCCTGCACTGGGACCTGCTCGGGCTGTACGGCGAGGTCCTCGCCGGCCTGCGGAGGGCGGCGCGGGCCGGCGGCGCGGCCTCGGTCGGCATCGACAGCTGGGCCGTGGACTACGGCCTGCTCGACGCCGACGGCCACCTGCTCGGCCTGCCGCACCACTACCGCGACCCGCGGACGGCGGGCATCGCCGAGCGGGAGCGGGACGCCGTCGGGGCACGGGAGCTGTACCAGGTCAACGGGGTGCAGCACCTGCCGTTCAACACCGTCTTCCAGCTGGCCGCCGCCCGCGGTTCGGCGGCGCTCGGCGCGGCCCGCGCCCTGCTGCTGGTGCCCGACCTGCTCGCCTACTGGCTGACCGGCACCCTCGGCGCCGAGACCACCAACGCCTCCACCACCGGCCTGCTCGACGCCCGCACCGGCACCTGGGCCACCGGCCTGGCCGAGCGGTTCGGCGTGGACCCGGCCCTGCTGCCGCCGCTGCGCGAACCCGGCTCCCCGGCGGGCACCCTGCTGCCGCACGTGGCCGCCGCGACCGGGCTGCCCGCGTCCACGCCGGTCACCACCGTCGCCTCGCACGACACCGCCTCCGCGGTGGCCGCCGTGCCCGCGACCGGGCCGGGATTCGCGTACATCTCCTGCGGCACCTGGTCGCTGGCCGGGCTCGAACTGGACGCGCCGGTCCTCACCGAGGCGTCCCGGGCGGCCAACTTCACCAACGAGCGCGGCATCGACGGCACCGTCCGCTACCTGCGCAACATCATGGGCATGTGGCTGCTGGAGGAGTGCCGCCGGGTGTGGGCCGGGCGCGGGCTGCCGGCCGAGCTGCCGCGGCTGCTCGACGAGGCGGCCCGCGCCCGGCCGTTCGCCGCCGTCTTCGACCCCGACACGCCCGGCCTGCTCGCCCCCGACGACATGCCGGCCGCCATCGCCGCCGCCTGCGCCCGCACCGGGCAGCGACCGCCCGACGGCCAGGCGGCGCTGGTGCGCGCGGTCCTGGAGAGCCTGGCGCTGGCCCATCGGCGGGTGCTGCGGCAGGCCGCCGAGCTCGCCGGGCGCGACATCACGCGCGTCCACCTGGTCGGCGGCGGCAGCCGCAACGACCTGCTGTGCCAGCTCACCGCGGACGCCACCGGGCTGCCGGTCGCGGCCGGCCCGGCCGAGGCGACCGCGCTCGGCAACATCCTCGTCCAGGCCCGGGCGCACGGGCTGGTCGGCGACCTGGCGGGCATGCGGCGGCTGGTCGCCGACACCCAGCCGCTGCGGCACTTCACCCCCCAGGGCGACCCGCGCGCGTGGGACGCGGCCGAGTCCCGCCTCACCGCGAGCTGA
- a CDS encoding bifunctional rhamnulose-1-phosphate aldolase/short-chain dehydrogenase, which produces MASTPHQDQHQDQQHPAVAALLERSHRLGADPRNTNYAGGNTSAKGLAPDPVTGADTELMWVKGSGGDLGTLTGPGLAVLRLDRLRALADVYPGVDREDEMVAAFDYCLHGRGGAAPSIDTAMHGLVDAAHVDHLHPDSGIALACAADGAALTKECFGDRVVWVDWRRPGFQLGLDIAAVKAANPQAVGCVLGGHGITAWGATSEECEANSLYVIRTAEAFLRERGRAEPFGPVLPGYEPLPEAERRERAAALAPLLRGLASTDRPQVGHFADGDEVLDFLCRAEHPRLAALGTSCPDHFLRTKVRPLVLDLPATAPLEEAAARLRELHAEYREEYAAYYRRHAEPGSPAMRGADPAVFLIPGVGMFTYGKDKQTARVAGEFYVNAVNVMRGAEAVSRYQPIEEAEKFRIEYWELEEAKLRRMPAPKPLATRIALVTGAGSGIGRAIAHRLAAEGACVVVADLNAEGARTVAEEIGGPDRAVAVSVDVTSEEQIAEAFRDAALAFGGVDLVVNNAGISISKPLLETTARDWDLQHSIMARGSFLVSREAARVMAEQGMGGDIVYIASKNAVFAGPNNIAYSATKADQAHQVRLLAAELGEHGIRVNGVNPDGVVRGSGIFAGGWGAKRAAVYGVPEEKLGEFYAQRTLLKREVLPEHVANAVFALTGGDLTHTTGLHVPVDAGVAAAFLR; this is translated from the coding sequence ATGGCCTCCACCCCGCACCAGGACCAGCACCAGGACCAGCAGCACCCGGCCGTCGCAGCGCTGCTGGAGCGCTCGCACCGGCTGGGCGCCGACCCCCGCAACACCAACTACGCCGGCGGCAACACCTCCGCCAAGGGCCTGGCGCCCGACCCCGTCACCGGCGCGGACACCGAGCTGATGTGGGTCAAGGGCTCGGGCGGGGACCTCGGCACCCTCACCGGGCCGGGCCTGGCCGTACTGCGGCTGGACCGGCTGCGCGCGCTGGCGGACGTCTACCCGGGGGTGGACCGCGAGGACGAGATGGTGGCCGCCTTCGACTACTGCCTGCACGGCCGGGGCGGCGCGGCGCCGTCCATCGACACCGCGATGCACGGCCTGGTCGACGCCGCCCACGTCGACCACCTGCATCCCGACTCCGGCATCGCACTGGCCTGCGCGGCCGACGGCGCGGCGCTGACGAAGGAGTGCTTCGGCGACCGCGTGGTCTGGGTGGACTGGCGCCGGCCCGGCTTCCAGCTCGGCCTGGACATCGCCGCGGTCAAGGCCGCCAACCCGCAGGCCGTCGGGTGCGTCCTGGGCGGGCACGGCATCACGGCGTGGGGCGCCACCAGCGAGGAGTGCGAAGCCAACTCGCTGTACGTCATCCGCACCGCCGAGGCGTTCCTGCGCGAACGCGGCAGGGCCGAGCCGTTCGGCCCGGTGCTGCCCGGCTACGAGCCGCTGCCCGAGGCGGAACGGCGCGAGCGGGCGGCCGCGCTGGCCCCGCTGCTGCGCGGCCTGGCCTCCACCGACCGCCCGCAGGTGGGACACTTCGCCGACGGCGACGAGGTACTGGACTTCCTCTGCCGCGCCGAGCACCCGCGGCTGGCAGCCCTGGGCACCTCCTGCCCCGACCACTTCCTGCGCACCAAGGTCCGCCCGCTGGTCCTGGACCTGCCGGCCACCGCGCCGCTGGAGGAGGCCGCGGCGCGGCTGCGCGAGCTGCACGCCGAGTACCGCGAGGAGTACGCGGCCTACTACCGGCGGCACGCCGAGCCCGGCTCCCCCGCGATGCGCGGCGCCGACCCGGCGGTCTTCCTGATCCCGGGCGTCGGCATGTTCACCTACGGCAAGGACAAGCAGACCGCCCGGGTGGCCGGCGAGTTCTACGTCAACGCCGTCAACGTGATGCGCGGCGCGGAGGCGGTCTCCCGGTACCAGCCGATCGAGGAGGCGGAGAAGTTCCGCATCGAGTACTGGGAGCTGGAGGAGGCCAAGCTGCGCCGGATGCCCGCGCCCAAGCCGCTGGCCACCAGGATCGCGCTGGTCACCGGGGCCGGGTCCGGCATCGGCCGGGCCATCGCGCATCGGCTCGCCGCCGAGGGCGCCTGCGTGGTCGTCGCCGACCTGAACGCCGAGGGAGCGCGGACCGTCGCGGAGGAGATCGGCGGGCCGGACCGGGCCGTCGCGGTCTCCGTCGACGTCACCAGCGAGGAGCAGATCGCCGAGGCGTTCAGGGACGCGGCACTCGCCTTCGGCGGCGTCGACCTGGTCGTCAACAACGCGGGCATCTCGATCTCCAAGCCGCTGCTGGAGACCACCGCCCGCGACTGGGACCTCCAGCACTCGATCATGGCCCGCGGCTCCTTCCTGGTCTCCCGGGAGGCAGCGCGGGTGATGGCCGAGCAGGGCATGGGCGGGGACATCGTGTACATCGCCTCGAAGAACGCGGTCTTCGCCGGCCCCAACAACATCGCGTACTCCGCCACCAAGGCCGACCAGGCCCACCAGGTGCGGCTGCTGGCCGCCGAACTGGGCGAGCACGGCATCCGCGTCAACGGCGTCAACCCCGACGGGGTGGTGCGCGGCTCGGGCATCTTCGCCGGCGGCTGGGGCGCCAAGCGCGCCGCGGTCTACGGGGTGCCGGAGGAGAAGCTCGGCGAGTTCTACGCCCAGCGCACCCTGCTCAAGCGGGAGGTGCTGCCCGAGCACGTCGCCAACGCCGTCTTCGCGCTGACCGGCGGCGACCTCACCCACACCACCGGCCTGCACGTGCCGGTGGACGCGGGCGTGGCCGCCGCCTTCCTGCGCTGA
- the rhaI gene encoding L-rhamnose isomerase, translating into MTDLSAVKAALKAQRIETPSWGYGNSGTRFKVFAQAGVPRDPYEKLADAAQVHATTGAAPLVSLHIPWDRVDDYAALAAYAKEQGVAVGAINSNVFQDDDFKLGSVTHPDPAVRAKALAHLLECVDIMDATGSRDLKLWFSDGTNYPGQDDVTARQGRLTEALSAVYERLGEGQRMLLEYKLFEPSFYTMDVPDWGTAYLHCARLGPKAQVVVDTGHHAPGTNIEFIVALLLREGKLGGFDFNSRFYADDDLMAGAADPFQLFRIMHEVAKNGGLREETEVAFLLDQCHNIEEKIPAVVRSVMNVQEATAKALLVDQDALRAAQTSGDVLGANAVLMDAYNTDVRPLLAEVREEQGLAADPVAAYRATGYGERIRAERVGGQQAGWGA; encoded by the coding sequence ATGACAGACCTGTCGGCCGTGAAGGCGGCGCTGAAGGCCCAGCGGATCGAGACCCCGTCCTGGGGCTACGGCAACTCGGGCACCCGGTTCAAGGTGTTCGCGCAGGCCGGGGTGCCGCGCGACCCGTACGAGAAGCTGGCCGACGCGGCGCAGGTGCACGCGACCACCGGCGCGGCGCCCCTGGTGTCGCTGCACATCCCGTGGGACCGGGTCGACGACTACGCGGCCCTGGCGGCGTACGCCAAGGAGCAGGGCGTGGCGGTCGGCGCGATCAACTCCAACGTCTTCCAGGACGACGACTTCAAGCTCGGCTCCGTCACCCACCCCGACCCGGCGGTGCGCGCCAAGGCCCTGGCGCACCTGCTGGAGTGCGTCGACATCATGGACGCCACCGGCTCGCGCGACCTCAAGCTGTGGTTCTCCGACGGCACCAACTACCCCGGCCAGGACGACGTGACGGCACGTCAGGGACGGCTGACCGAGGCGCTGTCCGCGGTGTACGAGCGGCTGGGCGAAGGCCAGCGGATGCTGCTGGAGTACAAGCTCTTCGAGCCGTCCTTCTACACCATGGACGTGCCGGACTGGGGCACCGCCTACCTGCACTGCGCCCGGCTGGGCCCGAAGGCGCAGGTGGTGGTGGACACCGGGCACCACGCGCCGGGCACCAACATCGAGTTCATCGTCGCGCTGCTGCTGCGCGAGGGCAAGCTCGGCGGGTTCGACTTCAACTCCCGCTTCTACGCCGACGACGACCTGATGGCCGGGGCCGCCGACCCGTTCCAGCTCTTCCGGATCATGCACGAGGTGGCCAAGAACGGCGGCCTGCGGGAGGAGACCGAAGTGGCCTTCCTGCTGGACCAGTGCCACAACATCGAGGAGAAGATCCCGGCGGTGGTCCGCTCGGTGATGAACGTCCAGGAGGCCACCGCCAAGGCGCTGCTGGTCGACCAGGACGCGCTGCGCGCCGCGCAGACCTCCGGCGACGTGCTCGGCGCCAACGCGGTGCTGATGGACGCCTACAACACCGACGTCCGCCCGCTGCTGGCCGAGGTCCGCGAGGAGCAGGGGCTCGCCGCCGATCCGGTCGCGGCCTACCGGGCCACCGGCTACGGCGAGCGGATCAGGGCGGAGCGGGTCGGCGGGCAGCAGGCCGGCTGGGGCGCCTGA
- a CDS encoding sugar ABC transporter ATP-binding protein, which produces MTDPAPERTPVLALEGVSKSFGAVRALRDVSLRLYAGEAHALAGENGAGKSTLIKTLAGVHRPDSGSVLIDGHPVVLHGPADARDAGVAVIYQEPTLFPDLSVAENIFVGRQPRRSLGRVDHRAVREAAAALFARLGVDLDPEQPARGLSIADQQLVEIAKALSFDARVLIMDEPTAALTGSEVSRLFGVVRALREAGAAVLFISHRLEEVFALCQRVTTLRDGAWIATEPVDGLTEDDLVRRMVGRDLDELYPKQEARIGDVALGVRRLTREGVFTDVSFEVRHGEIVALAGLVGAGRSEVARAVFGVDRWDAGEVEVDGRRLKPGAPSLAMAAGLALVPEDRRAQGLVMEMSIARNINLTGLRATSRAGVMDRGAERSRAVDWALRLQVKYARLADLVGTLSGGNQQKVVLAKWLATSPRVLIVDEPTRGIDVGTKAEVHRLLSQLAADGLAVLMISSDLPEVLGMADRVLVMHEGRLTAEIARADATEETVMAAATGRARSAA; this is translated from the coding sequence ATGACCGACCCCGCACCGGAACGGACTCCGGTCCTCGCGCTGGAGGGGGTGAGCAAGTCCTTCGGCGCGGTACGAGCCCTGCGCGACGTCTCCCTGCGGCTGTACGCGGGCGAGGCGCACGCCCTGGCGGGCGAGAACGGCGCCGGCAAGTCGACGCTGATCAAGACGCTGGCCGGGGTGCACCGGCCGGACAGCGGCAGCGTCCTGATCGACGGTCACCCCGTGGTCCTCCACGGGCCGGCCGACGCCCGCGACGCGGGAGTCGCGGTGATCTACCAGGAACCCACGCTCTTCCCCGACCTGTCGGTCGCCGAGAACATCTTCGTCGGCCGCCAGCCCCGCCGCTCCCTCGGCCGGGTGGACCACCGGGCCGTCCGCGAGGCCGCCGCCGCGCTGTTCGCCCGCCTCGGCGTCGACCTCGACCCCGAACAGCCCGCCCGCGGCCTGTCCATCGCCGACCAGCAGCTGGTCGAGATCGCCAAGGCGCTCTCCTTCGACGCCCGGGTGCTCATCATGGACGAGCCCACCGCCGCCCTCACCGGCAGCGAGGTCTCCCGGCTCTTCGGCGTGGTGCGGGCGCTGCGCGAGGCCGGCGCCGCGGTGCTGTTCATCTCGCACCGCCTGGAGGAGGTCTTCGCGCTGTGCCAGCGCGTCACCACCCTGCGGGACGGCGCCTGGATAGCCACCGAGCCCGTCGACGGCCTCACCGAGGACGACCTGGTGCGCCGCATGGTCGGCCGCGACCTCGACGAGCTGTACCCCAAGCAGGAGGCGCGCATCGGGGACGTCGCCCTCGGGGTGCGCAGGCTCACCCGCGAGGGCGTCTTCACCGACGTCTCCTTCGAGGTCCGGCACGGCGAGATCGTCGCGCTGGCCGGACTGGTCGGCGCCGGCCGCAGCGAGGTCGCCCGCGCGGTGTTCGGCGTGGACCGCTGGGACGCCGGCGAGGTGGAGGTCGACGGCCGCCGCCTGAAGCCCGGCGCGCCCAGTCTCGCCATGGCCGCCGGGCTGGCCCTGGTGCCCGAGGACCGCCGCGCCCAGGGCCTGGTGATGGAGATGTCCATCGCCCGGAACATCAACCTCACCGGTCTGCGCGCCACCAGCCGGGCCGGCGTCATGGACCGCGGCGCCGAACGCAGCCGCGCGGTGGACTGGGCGCTGCGCCTCCAGGTCAAGTACGCCCGGCTGGCCGACCTGGTGGGCACCCTCTCCGGCGGCAACCAGCAGAAGGTGGTGCTGGCCAAGTGGCTGGCCACCAGCCCCCGGGTGCTCATCGTCGACGAGCCCACCCGCGGCATCGACGTCGGCACCAAGGCCGAGGTGCACCGGCTGCTGTCCCAACTGGCCGCCGACGGACTGGCCGTCCTGATGATCTCCTCCGACCTGCCGGAGGTCCTGGGCATGGCCGACCGGGTGCTGGTGATGCACGAGGGCCGGCTCACCGCGGAGATCGCGCGCGCCGACGCCACCGAGGAGACGGTCATGGCCGCGGCCACCGGCCGGGCGAGGAGCGCAGCATGA
- a CDS encoding ABC transporter permease: MTMTAKPAAAPAGPATAGRGLLDRVLKVRELAILVVLVLMLLATQLDNSAFLSEQGIKDLLLNATILVLVGVGQSMVVITRNVDLSVGSTLGVTAFAAGEFLRGGGNPVLAIVIAVAIGAGFGLVNGLLVSLGQVPALVVTLGTLYIIRGLDSVWFGSRQITAADLPSGFVGFGHDGLGAVPYLALLTAAVLVVAASYLRGYRSGRDLYALGSSPEAARLAGVAVRKRLLTAYVACGALAGLAGALYLARFGNVDSGTGNGYELTVVSAVVVGGVAFTGGSGSVYGAALGALLLTSINSVLPSIGVSSVWVQAIDGVLLLLAIAVDRVVALRVAALLRKRAAQTRSAHHG; this comes from the coding sequence ATGACCATGACCGCCAAGCCGGCCGCGGCGCCGGCCGGCCCCGCCACCGCCGGCCGCGGCCTCCTCGACCGGGTGCTCAAGGTCCGCGAACTGGCCATCCTCGTCGTCCTGGTGCTGATGCTGCTGGCCACCCAGCTGGACAACAGCGCCTTCCTGTCCGAGCAGGGCATCAAGGACCTGCTGCTCAACGCCACCATCCTGGTCCTGGTCGGCGTCGGCCAGTCGATGGTGGTGATCACCCGCAACGTCGACCTGTCGGTGGGCTCCACCCTCGGCGTCACCGCCTTCGCCGCGGGCGAGTTCCTGCGCGGCGGCGGCAACCCGGTGCTCGCGATCGTCATCGCCGTCGCCATCGGCGCCGGCTTCGGCCTCGTCAACGGCCTGCTGGTGAGCCTGGGCCAGGTGCCCGCCCTCGTCGTCACCCTCGGCACCCTCTACATCATCCGCGGCCTGGACTCCGTCTGGTTCGGCTCCCGCCAGATCACCGCCGCCGACCTGCCCTCGGGCTTCGTCGGGTTCGGCCACGACGGCCTCGGCGCCGTCCCCTACCTCGCCCTGCTCACCGCGGCCGTGCTCGTCGTCGCGGCCTCCTACCTGCGCGGCTACCGCAGCGGGCGCGACCTGTACGCGCTCGGCTCCAGCCCCGAGGCCGCGCGGCTGGCCGGCGTGGCCGTCCGCAAGCGGCTGCTGACCGCCTACGTCGCCTGCGGCGCCCTGGCCGGACTGGCCGGCGCCCTGTACCTCGCCCGGTTCGGCAACGTCGACTCCGGCACCGGCAACGGCTACGAACTGACCGTCGTCAGCGCGGTCGTGGTCGGCGGCGTCGCCTTCACCGGCGGTTCCGGCAGCGTCTACGGGGCCGCCCTCGGCGCCCTGCTGCTCACCTCGATCAACAGCGTGCTGCCCTCCATCGGCGTCAGCTCGGTGTGGGTGCAGGCCATCGACGGCGTCCTGCTGCTGCTGGCCATCGCCGTGGACCGGGTGGTCGCGCTGCGGGTCGCCGCACTGCTCCGCAAGAGGGCCGCACAGACAAGGAGTGCCCACCATGGCTGA
- a CDS encoding ABC transporter permease has product MADPTPAPDAGRHGFHLRDAVRWDTAVGVLLVVLLLCSFTFVDNFGNALNLSFLIGNTLPIALIALPMTMLVVSGEIDLSVGSTVGLSGAVMGKLWNEGMSIETIIPLCVLLGVVCGLVNGLLVTRLGLPSLAVTIGTLAAYRGIAQIVLGSNSVTDFPQQYLTFSSDRIGGTFVPQAAVPWAVLLAVAVLVLHATPVGRSLFAVGASEEAARFAGVRVKRLKLSMFVATGTVSALTGVFWALHYASARYDNATGLELSVIAAVLLGGIDFDGGRGTLGGAVAGVFLLGALQNVMSLVNVSAQSQTVVTGVLLVVSVLAPRVARRIGAARARRTTAASTAPPGATPVPAAG; this is encoded by the coding sequence ATGGCTGACCCGACCCCCGCGCCGGACGCCGGCCGGCACGGCTTCCACCTGCGGGACGCCGTCCGCTGGGACACCGCCGTCGGCGTGCTGCTCGTCGTCCTGCTGCTGTGCTCCTTCACCTTCGTGGACAACTTCGGCAACGCGCTCAACCTGTCGTTCCTCATCGGCAACACGCTGCCCATCGCACTGATCGCGCTGCCCATGACGATGCTGGTCGTCTCCGGCGAGATCGACCTGTCGGTCGGCTCCACCGTGGGGCTGTCCGGCGCGGTGATGGGCAAGCTGTGGAACGAGGGGATGTCGATCGAGACGATCATCCCGCTGTGCGTGCTGCTCGGCGTGGTCTGCGGCCTGGTCAACGGCCTGCTGGTGACCCGTCTCGGGCTGCCCTCGCTGGCCGTCACCATCGGCACCCTGGCCGCCTACCGCGGCATCGCGCAGATCGTGCTCGGCTCCAACTCCGTCACCGACTTCCCGCAGCAGTACCTCACCTTCTCCTCCGACCGGATCGGCGGCACCTTCGTCCCGCAGGCCGCGGTGCCGTGGGCGGTGCTGCTGGCCGTCGCCGTCCTGGTGCTGCACGCCACCCCGGTGGGACGCTCGCTGTTCGCGGTCGGCGCCTCCGAGGAGGCCGCGCGGTTCGCCGGGGTGCGGGTGAAGCGGCTGAAGCTGTCGATGTTCGTCGCCACCGGCACCGTCTCCGCCCTCACCGGCGTCTTCTGGGCCCTGCACTACGCCAGCGCCCGATACGACAACGCCACCGGACTCGAACTGTCCGTCATCGCCGCGGTGCTGCTGGGCGGCATCGACTTCGACGGCGGCCGGGGCACCCTCGGCGGCGCCGTCGCCGGGGTGTTCCTGCTCGGCGCGCTCCAGAACGTGATGAGCCTGGTCAACGTCTCCGCCCAGTCCCAGACCGTGGTCACCGGCGTGCTGCTGGTCGTCTCCGTCCTCGCGCCGCGGGTCGCCCGCCGGATCGGCGCCGCCCGCGCCCGCCGCACCACCGCCGCCTCCACTGCCCCGCCCGGCGCGACCCCGGTGCCCGCCGCCGGCTGA